The Candidatus Woesearchaeota archaeon DNA window TTTAACTAGCGGGGTGGTCAAAATAGCAAAGCAAAACAATAATGGCAATTCAAAGTCTGTCTGCAAGCCAATAAAGATGAGTTTCTGGAAGATCTTATTAAGCGGAATTTTATTTGCAGTAATCGCGCAGATAGTCCACACAACAGGCGCATTTTTAACAATGAGCTATTATACTGATACGAATTACTTTGCAATATGGAGCAAGATAATGATGCCAACTGCTGCTCCGCCAGGCTGGGAGTTCTACGCCTATGCAATTGGATTCAGCATAATAACAGGCATTCTGCTGTCAATAGTTTATGTAATTGTAAGCTGCTGTTTTACAGGAAATGCCTTTAAGAAAGGGGCGCTATATGGAGTTTTATTATTTTTAGCAGCAGGCATACCCTCAGCACTCTCGCTTTATCTGCTGATAAGCCTGCCTCTGGCATTAATTATAAGCTGGGCAATTGAAGGGCTTATTGCATATTTAATCGGAGGAATCATAATAGCGGCAATAAACAAATAAAGAGGTGGTGAGAATGAATCTTAAGGGAACAAAAACAGAGCAGAATCTTTTAAAGGCATTTGCCGGAGAATCACAGGCAAGAAACCGATACACTTATTTTTCTTCTGCTGCGAGAAAAGAGGGATTTGAGCAGATCTCAGCAATATTCGCAGAAACAGCTGACAATGAAAAAGAGCATGCAAAGGTTTTCTTCAAGTATCTTGAAGGCGGATCAGTTGAGATCACAGCAGCCTACCCTGCAGGAGCAATAAAGGATACAAAGCAGAATCTTGTGGCAGCTGCAGATGGCGAAAGGATGGAATGGGGAACTATTTATCCTAACTTTGCAAAGATCGCTAGGGAAGAGGGATTCTCGGAAATAGCAAGTTCTTTTGAGGAGATCATAGAAGTCGAGAAATTCCATGATGCAAGGTACAGGAAGCTGATCAGCAATGTTGCAGGCAAGGAAGTTTTCAGGAAAAGCTCATCTGTGAAGTGGCACTGCAGGAACTGCGGCTATATTTTTGAAGGTAAGGAAGCCCCAAAGGAATGTCCTGCATGCAAACATCCAAGATCGTTTTACGAGATCCTGGCTGAGAATTATTGAATTGTCAAGGGATGTTTTGAGGAAAATAAAAGAAGATGGTAAAGCTATGGCGATGTGAAATTTGCGGGGATTCGTTCATAGCTGATGAGCCAGAAATATCCCCTTCTGCGGCGCGCATAAAGGCTTTGTTAAGGAAGCAAAAGACGCAAAAGTTGATTTTAATGTTGAATTGAATGAAAAAGAAAAAGCAAATGCAGG harbors:
- a CDS encoding rubrerythrin family protein yields the protein MNLKGTKTEQNLLKAFAGESQARNRYTYFSSAARKEGFEQISAIFAETADNEKEHAKVFFKYLEGGSVEITAAYPAGAIKDTKQNLVAAADGERMEWGTIYPNFAKIAREEGFSEIASSFEEIIEVEKFHDARYRKLISNVAGKEVFRKSSSVKWHCRNCGYIFEGKEAPKECPACKHPRSFYEILAENY